One stretch of Akkermansia massiliensis DNA includes these proteins:
- a CDS encoding alkaline phosphatase: MYSLLRSLACALLLAPSLLPAAETQRFVLERPYQVAEIPEPDRNLPATNVILMIGDGMGIHHLSAAWAANRGRLFIENCPVTGISKTWCADKLVTDSAAAGTAMATGTKTLYKRVAVCPRGNKLDSLVDKAADMGKSTGVIATCELNDATPAAFCANNEKRSDSYGIIGDYPRSRADFIFGGGGKYFTQRPDGRDIFKEMQAQGYRIARSWEEAAALPPGKTLAVTAPGNLPPPSRRGDVLRRATLKALDTLSRNPEGFFLMVEGSNIDKAAHRNNLEEMMEELLDFDRAAGAVLDWASKHPGTLVVITADHNTGAFALTGGNREKGEINAQFGSGNHDGMAVPVYAFGAGSGAFTGIYENTDIFHKIMKAFKKGTVKPAPGR; this comes from the coding sequence ATGTATTCCCTCCTGCGCTCCCTTGCCTGTGCCCTGCTGCTTGCGCCGTCCCTGCTTCCGGCGGCGGAGACCCAGCGCTTCGTTCTGGAACGCCCCTACCAGGTGGCGGAAATTCCGGAGCCTGACCGGAACCTCCCTGCCACCAACGTCATCCTGATGATTGGGGACGGCATGGGCATCCATCACCTTTCCGCGGCCTGGGCGGCCAACCGCGGGCGCCTGTTCATTGAAAACTGCCCGGTGACGGGCATCTCCAAAACATGGTGCGCGGACAAGCTGGTAACGGACTCCGCCGCCGCAGGCACCGCCATGGCGACGGGTACCAAGACGCTCTACAAGAGGGTGGCCGTGTGCCCCAGGGGCAACAAGCTGGACTCCCTGGTGGACAAGGCGGCGGACATGGGCAAATCCACCGGCGTGATCGCCACCTGCGAGCTGAACGACGCCACCCCGGCCGCTTTCTGCGCCAATAATGAAAAAAGGTCGGATTCCTACGGCATCATCGGGGATTACCCCCGTTCCCGCGCCGACTTCATTTTCGGCGGCGGCGGCAAGTATTTCACGCAAAGGCCGGACGGGAGGGACATTTTCAAGGAGATGCAGGCGCAGGGCTACCGGATCGCCCGCAGCTGGGAGGAAGCCGCCGCACTGCCGCCCGGAAAAACGCTGGCCGTCACCGCTCCGGGGAATCTTCCCCCGCCCTCCAGGCGGGGAGACGTTCTGCGCCGGGCCACGCTGAAGGCGCTGGATACCCTATCCCGTAATCCCGAGGGATTTTTCCTGATGGTGGAAGGCTCCAACATCGACAAGGCCGCCCACCGCAACAACCTGGAAGAAATGATGGAGGAGCTTCTCGACTTCGACCGGGCCGCGGGAGCCGTGCTGGACTGGGCTTCAAAACACCCCGGCACCCTGGTCGTCATCACGGCGGACCATAACACGGGCGCGTTCGCACTCACAGGCGGCAACCGGGAGAAAGGGGAAATAAACGCCCAGTTCGGCTCCGGCAATCACGACGGCATGGCCGTTCCGGTGTACGCCTTCGGCGCGGGAAGCGGCGCGTTCACCGGCATTTACGAAAATACGGACATCTTCCACAAGATCATGAAGGCCTTCAAAAAAGGGACGGTCAAACCCGCACCCGGGCGTTAG
- a CDS encoding M42 family metallopeptidase, translating to MNLELLRQVCVTPGAPGFEDKIRDFIIQEVAPLVDAVRVDNLGSVIAIVEGKDTEKTMMAAAHMDEIGFMVRHIDDKGFIKFLPLGGFDAKTLTAQRVIVHGKKDLIGVMGVKPIHVMSPAERTKLPEVTDFFIDLGMSKEEVEKYVSVGDSVTRERDLVEMGDCVNVKSLDNRAGCYVLIEALRAIKASKKKPSCNFVAAFTVQEEVGLRGAQAGTLDIQPDFSIALDVTIACDIPGTPAHDQVSHLGAGAAIKLYDGSVIADRRMVKFMKAMADANKIKWQVEMLPAGGTDAGAMQKFVPGGSIAGAISVPTRNVHQVIEMAHKDDLDASVALLTACAMNVDKWDWSWNSVNECPAEKPAKASKTAAKPAKAAARKKKAK from the coding sequence ATGAATTTGGAACTGCTTCGTCAGGTTTGCGTGACTCCGGGCGCTCCGGGGTTTGAAGACAAAATCCGTGATTTCATCATTCAGGAAGTGGCCCCTCTGGTGGACGCCGTGCGGGTGGACAACCTGGGCAGCGTGATTGCCATCGTGGAAGGCAAGGATACGGAAAAAACCATGATGGCCGCCGCCCACATGGACGAAATCGGCTTCATGGTCCGTCACATTGACGACAAAGGGTTCATCAAATTCCTCCCCCTGGGCGGCTTTGACGCCAAGACGCTGACGGCCCAGCGCGTCATCGTCCACGGCAAAAAAGACCTCATCGGCGTCATGGGCGTGAAGCCAATCCACGTGATGTCCCCGGCGGAACGCACCAAGCTGCCGGAAGTGACCGATTTCTTCATCGACCTGGGCATGAGCAAGGAGGAAGTGGAAAAATACGTCTCCGTGGGCGACTCCGTCACCCGTGAACGCGACCTGGTGGAAATGGGGGACTGCGTGAACGTGAAGTCCCTGGACAACCGCGCCGGATGCTACGTGCTGATTGAAGCCCTCCGCGCCATCAAGGCTTCCAAAAAGAAGCCCTCCTGCAACTTCGTGGCCGCCTTCACCGTTCAGGAGGAAGTGGGGCTGAGGGGCGCGCAGGCCGGCACGCTGGACATCCAGCCGGACTTCTCCATCGCCCTGGACGTCACCATCGCCTGCGACATTCCCGGCACCCCGGCGCACGACCAAGTCTCCCACCTGGGCGCAGGTGCCGCCATCAAGCTGTATGACGGCTCCGTGATTGCGGACCGCCGCATGGTGAAGTTCATGAAGGCCATGGCGGACGCCAACAAGATCAAATGGCAGGTGGAAATGCTGCCGGCAGGCGGCACGGACGCCGGAGCCATGCAGAAGTTTGTTCCGGGCGGCTCCATTGCCGGGGCCATCTCCGTTCCCACCCGCAACGTTCACCAGGTCATTGAAATGGCGCACAAGGATGACCTGGACGCTTCCGTAGCGCTCCTGACCGCCTGCGCCATGAACGTGGACAAATGGGACTGGTCCTGGAACTCCGTCAACGAATGCCCGGCAGAAAAACCCGCCAAGGCATCCAAAACGGCAGCCAAGCCGGCCAAAGCCGCCGCCAGGAAGAAAAAGGCCAAATAA
- the mscL gene encoding large-conductance mechanosensitive channel protein MscL codes for MAHFFNPKGFLEEFKAFALKGNVIDLAVAVVIGGAFNKIVSVFVSSIITPIIGYLTSGVNLAYLTLKLGDVELKYGELLQATIDFIIIAFSIFVAIKLIGSLRRKSEETPAAPAPKPDDVVLLEQIRDILQKQADVK; via the coding sequence ATGGCACATTTTTTCAATCCCAAAGGTTTTCTGGAGGAATTCAAGGCATTCGCCCTTAAAGGAAACGTCATTGACCTAGCGGTGGCGGTCGTCATCGGCGGCGCGTTCAACAAAATCGTTTCCGTCTTCGTCTCCAGCATCATCACCCCCATCATCGGCTACCTCACCTCCGGCGTGAACCTGGCGTACCTGACCTTGAAACTGGGGGACGTGGAATTGAAATACGGGGAATTGCTTCAGGCGACCATCGACTTCATCATCATCGCCTTCTCCATCTTCGTGGCCATCAAGCTCATCGGCTCACTGAGGCGCAAGAGCGAAGAAACGCCGGCAGCCCCCGCGCCCAAGCCGGATGACGTCGTTCTGCTGGAACAGATCCGGGACATCCTGCAAAAACAGGCGGACGTCAAATAA
- a CDS encoding rubrerythrin family protein — MTKTIENLKAAITGESTASATYAAYAAKAAQEGQPLIQKLFEAASKAESVHAANHNKVLEKLGATMDPIDIQIHVGTTAENLKAAIAGETHEFESMYPEFIAVAEEEGQKAAVRSFTWATEAEKEHADFYAAALKALENGDTSALPRQYWVCLVCGDTFKSLEGVDACPLCGTKAEKFLVIG; from the coding sequence ATGACTAAAACCATAGAAAACCTGAAAGCCGCCATTACGGGCGAAAGCACCGCCTCCGCCACTTACGCAGCCTATGCCGCCAAAGCCGCCCAGGAAGGGCAGCCCCTCATTCAGAAATTGTTTGAAGCCGCCTCCAAGGCGGAATCCGTCCACGCCGCCAACCACAACAAGGTTCTGGAAAAGCTGGGCGCAACGATGGACCCCATCGATATCCAGATTCATGTAGGAACCACCGCGGAAAACCTGAAAGCCGCCATCGCCGGGGAAACCCACGAATTCGAAAGCATGTATCCGGAATTCATCGCCGTGGCGGAAGAGGAAGGCCAGAAGGCCGCCGTCCGCTCCTTCACGTGGGCCACGGAAGCGGAAAAGGAACACGCCGATTTTTATGCCGCCGCCCTCAAGGCCCTGGAAAACGGAGACACCAGCGCCCTGCCCAGGCAATACTGGGTATGCCTGGTGTGCGGGGACACCTTCAAATCTCTGGAAGGCGTGGACGCCTGCCCCCTCTGCGGCACCAAGGCTGAAAAATTCCTCGTCATCGGGTAA
- a CDS encoding phosphoethanolamine transferase, giving the protein MTPPHASTRSAERYAGRPGALSAVFQALRAAFFPRRMRCLWAAGLAAALVVNPYVLNDGQSVLMSCMGIACSASLLCGTILLCLKYRFTAYVVLPAIILFNAGLYMMQMRYGLTLNLSVLSSMAETNFREACAFCTAASATGALLLAAFIYLAIYWSRRSLRQKATWGALACIWSLYGIFLLLGIPATSYSSEPLYLYYTSDKAKGWPLVDFVMAYKLADEYVTQDASRFNELRNLPSCAEPLSGCDAPDDLAVVFHMGESVRADHLSLNGYHQNTMPLLSREPNVVSFPHATSFGIVTRISAIGMFTDAELSRRRPAHSSFIDLFNKHGFRTVRIMDLCGDSIHDYSLGILTRNCRERKQTPPMHETPGMMQERTSLVMEESLKRHGREKQLYVIYNNGSHMAFSYPAQAERFTPASCNMDDPKARLEETVNAYDNSIVDLDASVHRMIALLKDRPAIYFYCSDHGVALGEEGKMFQGHVLPPVYRPAMFVWYSDAFASRYPDMVRALKANRLKAVSHDHIFHTLLSLASIRSEVVRNGLNLASPDARETPAPLQPEVLAEWLAAPAPPQPLP; this is encoded by the coding sequence ATGACCCCTCCCCATGCATCCACCCGTTCCGCAGAACGGTACGCAGGCCGGCCAGGCGCTCTTTCCGCCGTCTTCCAGGCTCTTCGCGCCGCGTTCTTTCCGCGCCGCATGCGCTGCCTGTGGGCAGCCGGACTCGCGGCGGCTCTGGTGGTCAATCCTTATGTGCTCAATGACGGCCAGAGCGTGCTGATGAGCTGCATGGGCATCGCCTGTTCCGCCTCCCTGCTCTGCGGCACCATCCTTCTCTGCCTGAAATACCGCTTTACCGCCTACGTCGTCCTTCCGGCCATCATCCTGTTCAACGCGGGCCTGTACATGATGCAGATGCGGTACGGGCTGACGCTGAACCTCTCCGTCCTTTCCAGCATGGCGGAGACCAACTTCCGGGAAGCCTGCGCCTTCTGCACCGCCGCCTCCGCCACCGGGGCCCTGCTGCTGGCGGCCTTCATTTACCTGGCCATTTACTGGAGCCGCCGTTCCCTGCGCCAGAAGGCCACGTGGGGCGCGCTGGCGTGCATCTGGAGCCTGTACGGAATCTTTCTGCTGCTGGGCATTCCGGCCACCTCCTACAGCTCGGAACCCCTTTACCTTTACTACACCTCTGACAAGGCCAAGGGCTGGCCCCTCGTGGACTTCGTGATGGCGTACAAGCTGGCGGACGAATACGTCACCCAGGACGCAAGCCGTTTCAATGAACTCCGGAACCTGCCGTCCTGCGCGGAACCCCTCTCCGGATGCGACGCTCCGGACGACCTGGCCGTGGTCTTCCACATGGGCGAGAGCGTGCGCGCGGACCACCTTTCCCTCAACGGCTACCACCAGAACACGATGCCCCTGCTTTCCCGGGAACCCAACGTCGTTTCCTTCCCCCACGCCACCTCCTTCGGCATCGTGACCAGGATTTCCGCCATCGGCATGTTTACGGATGCGGAACTGTCCCGCCGCCGCCCCGCCCATTCCTCCTTCATTGACCTGTTCAACAAGCACGGTTTCCGCACCGTCCGGATCATGGACCTGTGCGGAGACTCCATCCATGACTATTCCCTGGGCATCCTGACCCGGAACTGCCGGGAACGGAAGCAGACGCCGCCCATGCACGAAACGCCCGGAATGATGCAGGAACGCACCTCCCTGGTCATGGAGGAATCCCTGAAACGGCACGGCCGGGAAAAACAGCTTTACGTCATTTACAACAACGGCAGCCACATGGCGTTCAGCTACCCCGCACAGGCGGAACGCTTTACCCCGGCGTCCTGCAACATGGACGACCCCAAGGCCCGTCTGGAAGAAACCGTCAATGCGTATGACAATTCCATCGTGGACCTGGACGCCTCCGTCCACCGCATGATTGCACTGTTGAAGGACAGGCCGGCCATTTATTTTTACTGCTCCGACCATGGCGTGGCGCTGGGCGAGGAAGGAAAAATGTTCCAGGGGCATGTTCTGCCGCCTGTTTACCGTCCCGCCATGTTCGTGTGGTATTCGGACGCCTTCGCCTCACGCTACCCGGACATGGTGCGCGCGCTGAAGGCCAACCGCCTGAAAGCCGTCTCCCACGACCACATTTTCCACACCCTCCTTTCCCTGGCCTCCATCCGGTCGGAAGTCGTCCGGAACGGCCTGAATCTGGCCTCTCCGGACGCCCGGGAAACCCCGGCCCCCCTCCAGCCGGAAGTGCTGGCGGAATGGCTGGCCGCTCCCGCACCGCCGCAGCCGCTTCCGTAA
- a CDS encoding MFS transporter — translation MSEAASPRIRKTMVFVLLALFLGQFGSGVYDLIFSNFLRDAQHLDVEMRGFIELPRELPGILSLFVVSLLFMFNEVRMAGVACLLMFGGMYALAFCGAGTSLWALSAWILTVSLGQHILMGMIDTIVIHTARPENRSLRLGQMKALGTAAALLGALCVWIKWKFNQSFAVDFFVTGGVCLLAFLFLSRVKTPVFPQQRGWRQCFVFKRRYAVYYGLEILHGIRKQLYLTFGFWLMVSTLGQPPGYIGKTLLIAGVIGLVTQPLIGWSIKRYGERKVTIFDSIALSLLCLAYAFAPELLPLHWAVGVVTACFVLDNLLFALGMARSTYVARICEKPEDITPSIYTGLAINHVASITYGVLGGVIWMNTGGPQAVFLIGGLATAGAGLVARHMDEQGRNGA, via the coding sequence ATGAGTGAAGCCGCTTCCCCCCGCATCAGGAAGACGATGGTTTTTGTGCTGCTGGCTCTCTTTCTGGGCCAGTTCGGAAGCGGCGTGTATGATCTCATTTTCAGCAACTTCCTGCGTGACGCCCAGCATCTGGACGTGGAGATGCGCGGGTTCATTGAACTCCCCAGGGAACTGCCCGGCATCCTGTCCCTTTTTGTGGTCAGCCTGCTTTTCATGTTCAATGAGGTGCGCATGGCCGGGGTGGCGTGCTTGCTGATGTTCGGCGGCATGTACGCGCTGGCCTTCTGCGGCGCCGGAACCAGCCTGTGGGCGCTGTCTGCGTGGATTCTGACGGTGAGCCTGGGGCAGCACATTCTGATGGGCATGATTGATACCATCGTCATCCATACGGCGAGGCCGGAGAACCGTAGCCTGAGGCTCGGCCAGATGAAGGCGCTGGGGACGGCGGCCGCGCTGCTGGGCGCGCTGTGCGTATGGATCAAGTGGAAATTCAACCAGTCTTTTGCCGTGGACTTTTTCGTTACGGGCGGCGTGTGCCTGCTGGCGTTCCTGTTCCTGAGCCGGGTGAAAACGCCCGTCTTTCCGCAGCAGCGCGGCTGGCGGCAGTGCTTCGTCTTCAAGCGCAGGTATGCCGTTTATTACGGGCTGGAAATCCTGCACGGCATCCGCAAGCAGCTTTATCTGACCTTCGGCTTCTGGCTGATGGTCAGCACGCTGGGCCAGCCGCCCGGATACATCGGAAAAACCCTGCTCATTGCCGGCGTCATCGGGCTGGTCACGCAGCCCCTCATCGGCTGGAGCATCAAGCGGTATGGGGAACGGAAGGTAACGATTTTCGACAGCATTGCGCTGTCCCTCCTGTGCCTGGCGTATGCCTTCGCCCCGGAGCTGCTCCCCCTGCACTGGGCCGTGGGCGTGGTGACCGCCTGCTTCGTGCTGGACAACCTGCTGTTCGCCCTGGGCATGGCCCGCAGCACTTATGTGGCCCGCATCTGCGAGAAGCCGGAGGACATCACGCCGAGCATTTACACCGGGCTGGCCATCAACCATGTGGCTTCCATCACTTACGGCGTGCTGGGCGGCGTGATCTGGATGAATACGGGCGGTCCGCAGGCGGTGTTCCTGATAGGCGGCCTGGCTACCGCCGGGGCCGGGCTGGTGGCGCGGCACATGGATGAGCAGGGGCGGAACGGAGCCTGA
- a CDS encoding beta-N-acetylhexosaminidase has translation MAFSLSSLCWGAPSAPVPGTPHIIPQPAAMRVKTGEAGFSLKDGVRLPEGNPLSKQAERIFRDNGIKTALVETGADLIFTEDASLGREGYRLAVTPDSISIASGSVNGALYALQSLVQSVASDVNGAPALPRLDVKDQPRFSWRGLMMDSCRHMMPVRDVKKILDLMERYKFNTLHWHLTDDQGWRLPIAKYPRLTAVGGTRAQSPVIGSRNKADGTPYSGHYTADEIREVVQYAKDRGITVIPEVELPGHASAAIAAYPELGNTDIPGFAPKVQETWGVLPYTFAPTEKTFRFLEDVIDEVCALFPDSPYIHIGGDEAPKDQWKQSAAAQQVMKDNGLANENELQSYFIRRVEKMINSHGKRLIGWDEIQEGGLSPTATMMVWRSWMPNSARHALEQGNDVVMTPNSHLYFDYDQGPGKPSAPEYETINDDNLTWQRVYGLEPVPQGTPREREKQVLGCQANIWTEYIPNLPKWEYHAFPRALALAEVAWTPKELKNEKDFRKRLDRQLPFLDAHGVNYKRPDNGAPAQPDAVITRERR, from the coding sequence ATGGCTTTCAGCTTATCCTCCCTCTGCTGGGGCGCCCCGTCCGCTCCGGTTCCCGGGACGCCCCACATCATTCCCCAGCCCGCCGCCATGCGCGTTAAAACCGGAGAAGCCGGATTTTCCCTGAAAGACGGCGTCCGGCTCCCGGAAGGAAATCCCCTTTCCAAACAGGCGGAACGGATTTTCCGCGACAACGGGATCAAAACGGCGCTGGTTGAAACCGGAGCGGACCTCATCTTTACGGAAGACGCGTCCCTGGGCAGGGAAGGCTACCGCCTTGCCGTAACGCCGGATTCCATTTCCATTGCCTCCGGTTCCGTGAACGGCGCTTTGTACGCCCTTCAATCCCTTGTGCAAAGCGTCGCTTCCGACGTGAACGGAGCTCCGGCCCTGCCCCGGCTGGACGTGAAGGACCAGCCCCGTTTTTCATGGCGCGGCCTGATGATGGACAGTTGCCGCCACATGATGCCCGTGCGGGACGTCAAAAAGATCCTGGACCTGATGGAGAGGTACAAATTCAACACCCTGCACTGGCACCTGACGGACGACCAGGGGTGGAGGCTCCCCATCGCCAAGTACCCCAGGCTGACGGCTGTGGGAGGTACCCGGGCGCAGTCCCCCGTCATCGGCAGCCGCAACAAGGCGGACGGCACCCCGTACTCCGGCCATTACACTGCGGATGAAATCCGGGAAGTGGTCCAGTACGCCAAAGACCGCGGCATCACCGTCATTCCGGAGGTGGAACTGCCGGGCCACGCCTCCGCCGCCATCGCCGCGTATCCGGAACTGGGCAACACGGACATTCCGGGCTTCGCGCCCAAGGTGCAGGAAACCTGGGGCGTGCTTCCCTACACCTTCGCCCCCACGGAAAAAACCTTCCGTTTTCTGGAAGACGTTATTGATGAAGTGTGCGCCCTGTTCCCGGACAGCCCCTATATCCACATCGGCGGGGATGAGGCTCCCAAGGACCAGTGGAAGCAGTCCGCCGCGGCGCAACAGGTCATGAAGGACAACGGCCTCGCCAACGAGAACGAACTCCAGAGCTACTTTATCCGGCGCGTGGAAAAAATGATCAACAGCCACGGCAAGAGGCTCATCGGCTGGGATGAAATCCAGGAAGGAGGCCTCTCCCCCACCGCCACCATGATGGTCTGGCGGAGCTGGATGCCGAACAGCGCGCGGCATGCCCTGGAACAGGGCAACGACGTGGTGATGACGCCCAACAGCCACCTGTACTTCGACTATGACCAGGGCCCCGGCAAACCCTCCGCCCCGGAGTATGAAACCATCAACGACGACAACCTGACCTGGCAGCGCGTCTATGGGCTGGAGCCCGTCCCGCAGGGAACGCCCCGGGAACGGGAAAAACAGGTGCTGGGCTGCCAGGCGAACATCTGGACGGAGTACATCCCCAACCTGCCGAAATGGGAATACCATGCCTTTCCCCGCGCCCTGGCGCTGGCGGAAGTAGCCTGGACCCCCAAGGAGCTGAAAAACGAGAAAGACTTCCGCAAACGCCTCGACCGCCAGCTTCCCTTCCTGGACGCCCATGGCGTCAACTACAAGAGGCCGGACAACGGGGCCCCCGCGCAGCCGGACGCCGTCATTACCCGGGAACGCCGGTAA
- a CDS encoding glycoside hydrolase family 88 protein produces the protein MNFFSFSKNGWRKSFLLLVLPALSAGSPASGAPADWNEKTIRDNLRLVAKWQAEHPRKRSPLHWTYGAFYSGLVQYGLAVPEGPGLPLLRKTGGEQEWRTLKRHYHADDHAVGHAWMEMAMEDGNTAAAEKIRAVLDGVMNRPSSASLQFGTPGCQDRWSWSDALFMSPPVFVKLAAYTGDRRYLEFMDREYKLTCDYLFDRKEGLFFRDSRYFTIPAANGKKMFWSRGNGWVIAGLPLILQDMPADWPSRPFYEDLLKRMAASLKKCQSPDGSWHASLLDPEEPPLKEMSGTLFIMYGMLWGVNQGYLDADEYLPVIRRAWKAACDSVNAEGALGWVQPIADKPGHYSGEDTEAYGAGAYLMAGTELRKYVIGRDHPQRKTVTVTNPLAKFRPAETVSVPWTSGTSGNAAALRVFDVRHGRVIPHQLADTDGDGRTDTLLFQSNFRPGTARDFWILNDSSLKAAPSADVCFSRLVPERLDDFAWENDLTAHRIYGPAVARPAPEGEGLVSSGTDVWSKRAGAPVINEFYKRGDYHRDHGRGLDMYNVGPGRGCGGIAVFRDGKPHASGNWASARALYNGPVQTAFEVVYAPWDIGGGVRVAETRRVALDAGSRFSKVRSTLTIRGAETVKAGVGMDTGKGRNDYETVTKDREDGGLMTAWSRPRKNDGCLGTAVIVPWGPEGGAVDSEGCTYWIREAANGKPFEWYMGAVWDKASPFKSSAAWEAEARRVRECVRHPLRVRVR, from the coding sequence ATGAATTTCTTTTCCTTTTCAAAAAACGGATGGCGTAAATCCTTCCTGCTGCTGGTTCTTCCCGCGCTTTCTGCGGGGAGCCCCGCTTCCGGCGCTCCCGCGGACTGGAATGAAAAGACCATCCGGGATAATCTCCGCCTGGTGGCGAAATGGCAGGCGGAGCATCCCAGAAAACGCTCGCCGCTGCACTGGACCTACGGCGCCTTTTATTCCGGCCTGGTGCAGTATGGCCTGGCCGTCCCGGAAGGGCCGGGATTGCCGCTGCTGAGGAAAACAGGAGGGGAACAGGAATGGAGAACCCTGAAACGGCATTACCATGCGGACGATCACGCCGTGGGCCACGCCTGGATGGAGATGGCGATGGAAGACGGAAATACCGCTGCGGCGGAGAAAATACGCGCCGTGCTGGACGGGGTGATGAACCGGCCCTCCTCCGCTTCCCTCCAGTTCGGGACTCCCGGCTGCCAGGACCGCTGGAGCTGGTCGGACGCCCTGTTCATGTCCCCTCCCGTGTTCGTGAAGCTGGCGGCCTATACCGGAGACCGCCGGTATCTGGAATTCATGGACAGGGAATACAAGCTCACCTGCGACTATCTTTTTGACCGGAAGGAAGGGCTGTTTTTCCGTGATTCCCGTTACTTCACCATTCCGGCGGCTAATGGGAAAAAGATGTTCTGGAGCCGGGGCAACGGCTGGGTGATTGCCGGACTGCCGCTTATTCTTCAGGACATGCCCGCGGACTGGCCTTCCCGCCCCTTTTATGAGGATCTGCTCAAGCGTATGGCGGCATCCCTGAAAAAATGCCAGTCGCCCGACGGTTCCTGGCACGCCAGCCTGCTGGACCCGGAAGAGCCCCCCTTGAAGGAGATGAGCGGCACCCTCTTTATCATGTACGGGATGCTGTGGGGGGTGAACCAGGGGTATCTGGATGCGGATGAATATCTTCCCGTCATCCGCAGGGCGTGGAAGGCCGCCTGTGATTCCGTCAACGCGGAAGGCGCGCTGGGCTGGGTGCAGCCCATTGCCGACAAGCCGGGCCATTATTCCGGGGAGGATACGGAAGCATACGGCGCGGGCGCCTACCTGATGGCCGGCACCGAACTGCGCAAATACGTCATTGGCCGGGACCATCCGCAGAGAAAGACTGTAACCGTCACGAACCCACTGGCCAAGTTCCGTCCTGCTGAAACCGTGTCGGTGCCCTGGACGTCCGGAACTTCCGGGAATGCCGCCGCCCTTCGCGTGTTTGACGTCCGCCACGGGCGCGTCATCCCGCACCAACTGGCGGATACGGATGGAGACGGAAGGACGGATACTCTTTTGTTCCAGAGCAATTTCCGGCCCGGAACGGCCCGTGATTTCTGGATTCTGAACGATTCCTCCCTGAAGGCGGCTCCTTCCGCGGACGTCTGTTTCAGCCGCCTGGTCCCGGAACGCCTGGATGATTTCGCGTGGGAGAACGATCTTACGGCGCACCGGATTTACGGTCCGGCCGTTGCCAGGCCGGCCCCTGAGGGGGAGGGCCTGGTTTCCAGCGGAACGGATGTATGGAGCAAGCGCGCGGGTGCTCCCGTCATCAATGAATTCTACAAGCGGGGGGATTACCACCGGGATCATGGCAGGGGACTGGACATGTACAACGTAGGGCCGGGACGGGGCTGCGGCGGCATTGCCGTGTTCAGGGATGGGAAACCGCATGCATCCGGAAACTGGGCCAGCGCGCGGGCATTGTACAACGGTCCGGTCCAGACCGCTTTTGAGGTGGTTTATGCGCCGTGGGACATTGGCGGCGGCGTACGCGTGGCGGAGACGCGGAGGGTGGCTCTGGACGCAGGAAGCCGTTTTTCCAAAGTCCGCAGCACCTTGACCATCCGGGGGGCGGAAACGGTGAAGGCCGGCGTGGGAATGGATACCGGAAAGGGCAGGAATGATTATGAAACGGTCACGAAGGACCGGGAGGACGGCGGCTTGATGACGGCATGGAGCAGGCCCCGGAAGAATGACGGATGCCTGGGAACCGCCGTGATAGTTCCCTGGGGTCCGGAAGGCGGGGCAGTGGACTCGGAAGGCTGTACCTACTGGATCAGGGAGGCGGCGAACGGAAAGCCCTTTGAGTGGTACATGGGGGCGGTTTGGGACAAGGCTTCTCCGTTCAAATCCTCTGCCGCCTGGGAGGCGGAGGCACGCCGCGTCCGGGAGTGCGTCAGGCATCCCCTGCGAGTCCGGGTACGGTAG